The Kordia sp. SMS9 genome window below encodes:
- a CDS encoding RimK family alpha-L-glutamate ligase: MSTISNSKRNLVRIVYDIANDHGIAIESFSYDWILKLSKNGIHKHIFGYNFELNSATSKMIAGDKSAASDLLEAATVATVQHKLFLNPSMEKYVGSIGNWQHILKFFHENHQHIVCKPVDGTGGNGVFMVKTVTQLEQAIHTLFSKHRSICLSPFYEIQKEYRAVILDGEVELLYQKNIPFVMADGVSTILELLQGKFSGDTLDSVITSFTNKKEQSLSDIPPKGETIEVNWKSNLGEGAQAEIIANEAISTLAIKAANAINIRFCSVDIIETTLGAFYVLEINSGVMIEHFLNSNPQEYDRVKAIYEKAVLRMLEI; this comes from the coding sequence ATGTCCACCATCTCCAACAGCAAGCGAAATTTAGTCAGAATCGTATATGATATTGCGAATGATCACGGAATTGCTATTGAATCTTTTTCGTATGATTGGATTTTGAAATTGTCTAAAAACGGAATTCACAAACATATTTTTGGATATAATTTCGAACTGAATTCTGCTACCTCAAAGATGATTGCTGGCGATAAAAGTGCGGCTTCCGATTTGCTAGAAGCTGCAACTGTTGCCACAGTTCAACACAAATTATTTTTGAATCCAAGTATGGAAAAATATGTGGGAAGCATTGGAAATTGGCAACACATATTGAAATTCTTCCACGAGAATCATCAGCATATTGTCTGTAAACCTGTAGATGGAACTGGCGGAAATGGTGTGTTTATGGTCAAAACTGTTACACAACTAGAGCAAGCCATTCACACACTTTTTTCAAAACATAGAAGCATCTGTTTATCACCTTTTTATGAAATTCAGAAAGAATACAGAGCTGTCATTTTAGATGGTGAAGTGGAATTGTTGTATCAAAAAAATATTCCTTTTGTGATGGCTGATGGTGTTTCAACTATTTTAGAATTGCTTCAAGGTAAATTTTCAGGCGATACTTTAGATAGTGTGATCACTTCGTTTACTAACAAAAAAGAACAAAGTTTGAGCGACATCCCGCCGAAAGGCGAAACGATAGAAGTCAATTGGAAAAGTAATTTGGGTGAAGGCGCTCAGGCGGAAATTATTGCTAACGAAGCCATTTCAACGCTTGCTATAAAAGCTGCAAATGCCATTAACATTCGATTTTGTTCTGTAGATATTATTGAAACAACTTTGGGAGCATTTTATGTATTGGAAATCAACTCTGGCGTGATGATTGAGCATTTCTTAAATAGCAATCCGCAGGAATATGATCGTGTGAAAGCAATTTATGAAAAGGCTGTGTTGCGGATGTTAGAAATATAA
- a CDS encoding Lrp/AsnC family transcriptional regulator produces MKLDQVDLKILKLLQQNSNRTTKSLAEELQMSTTPVFERIKKLEKEGFIDSYVALLNAKKLGLRQTVFIGITLQGHTRSYLERFVKQINMFPEVVECHRITGNFDYLLKLVVEDVEAYEKFIITKLTLLPYLGSVQSYVALSKGKQTHELNLEVL; encoded by the coding sequence ATGAAGTTAGATCAAGTTGATTTGAAAATTTTGAAGTTGTTGCAACAGAATAGCAATCGTACCACCAAAAGTTTGGCAGAGGAATTACAGATGTCAACCACGCCCGTTTTTGAACGTATTAAAAAGCTTGAAAAAGAAGGGTTTATCGATAGTTATGTAGCGTTGTTGAATGCAAAAAAGTTGGGCTTGAGGCAAACCGTTTTTATAGGAATTACGCTGCAAGGACACACACGTAGCTATTTGGAGCGCTTTGTAAAACAGATCAACATGTTTCCTGAAGTCGTAGAATGTCATCGTATTACGGGAAACTTTGATTATTTGTTGAAATTGGTGGTTGAAGATGTCGAAGCTTATGAAAAATTTATCATTACCAAATTGACTTTGCTTCCGTATTTGGGAAGTGTTCAGAGTTATGTGGCATTGTCGAAAGGAAAGCAAACACATGAGTTGAATTTGGAGGTTTTATAA
- a CDS encoding dihydrolipoamide acetyltransferase family protein, whose product MPIVPLKMPKMGESISEATIISWMKNVGDTIEIEETILEVATDKVDSEVPSPCTGTITEIHFQPNDVVPVGEIIALIDASENGEIAAETSKEKIKAETPKIASQPTSNNTTSNSQQTTYVRNPDAFLSPLIVSIAKKENMTIEEVQSIPGTGADGRIRKSDVFNYLKNRQYPLASRPQAQPKATKSSYNPPPIKYVEGHDTVVEMDRMRKMIADHMVYSKHTSPHVTAYIEIDVTNMVNWRNANKIPFQEKYNQRLTFTPLFVEAVAKAVIDFPGINASVSEDGKKIIERKDINIGMATALPNGNLIVPVVKNADEKNLKGLAAEVNHLANASRENKLKPEEIQGSTFTISNVGTFGSLMGTPIINQPEVAILALGIIKKRPEVITTQKGDEIAIRSMMYLSLSFDHRVVDGYLGGSFLRKVGDYLEEFDPNRKI is encoded by the coding sequence ATGCCTATTGTACCGCTGAAAATGCCCAAAATGGGAGAAAGTATCTCAGAAGCCACTATTATCAGTTGGATGAAAAATGTGGGAGATACCATCGAAATCGAAGAAACTATTTTAGAAGTTGCTACGGACAAAGTAGATTCCGAAGTGCCCTCACCTTGCACAGGAACGATCACAGAAATTCATTTTCAACCCAACGATGTCGTGCCAGTCGGAGAAATCATTGCTTTGATTGACGCTTCTGAAAACGGAGAAATTGCAGCGGAAACCTCAAAAGAGAAAATAAAAGCAGAAACACCAAAAATAGCGAGTCAACCAACTTCAAACAATACTACATCCAATAGTCAGCAAACAACATACGTACGAAATCCTGATGCCTTTTTATCGCCACTCATCGTAAGCATTGCGAAAAAAGAAAACATGACAATCGAAGAAGTGCAAAGTATTCCAGGAACAGGAGCCGACGGACGTATTCGCAAAAGTGATGTGTTCAATTATTTGAAAAATAGACAATATCCATTGGCAAGTCGTCCACAAGCGCAGCCGAAAGCGACGAAAAGTAGTTACAATCCACCACCAATCAAATATGTGGAAGGACATGACACTGTGGTAGAAATGGATCGCATGCGCAAAATGATCGCCGATCACATGGTGTATTCCAAACACACATCGCCACACGTTACGGCATACATTGAAATTGATGTCACAAACATGGTGAATTGGCGCAACGCGAACAAAATTCCATTCCAAGAAAAATACAATCAGCGACTTACGTTTACACCATTATTTGTGGAAGCGGTTGCAAAAGCAGTGATCGACTTTCCAGGCATCAATGCTTCGGTATCAGAAGATGGAAAGAAAATTATAGAACGTAAAGACATCAACATCGGAATGGCAACTGCCTTACCAAATGGAAACTTAATCGTTCCTGTAGTGAAAAATGCTGATGAAAAAAACTTAAAAGGCTTGGCTGCTGAGGTGAATCACTTGGCCAATGCTTCTCGCGAAAACAAACTAAAACCTGAAGAAATTCAAGGAAGCACATTCACCATTTCGAATGTAGGCACCTTTGGAAGTTTGATGGGAACGCCAATCATCAATCAACCAGAAGTAGCAATCTTGGCATTAGGAATTATTAAAAAACGTCCTGAAGTTATTACAACCCAAAAAGGAGATGAAATCGCTATTCGTAGCATGATGTATCTATCCTTATCATTCGATCACCGAGTTGTGGATGGATACCTTGGCGGATCATTCCTAAGAAAAGTAGGTGATTACCTAGAAGAATTCGATCCGAATCGGAAAATATAA
- a CDS encoding branched-chain amino acid aminotransferase — MIQTQNIHITKAAESNVSKLDFDNIPLGRTFTDHMFICSYEDGAWQTPKIQPLEMIPTHPAAMALHYGQAIFEGMKATVNEAGEPLLFRPKENAKRLNFSARRMGMPEFPEELFVEGLKKLVNMERGWIPPQEGSALYLRPFMYATEPFIGMRAATSYHFIIIASPAGPFFTKRIKLYAETKYIRAAEGGTGEAKAAGNYAAAIRPTEIAKSKGFDQVLWLDAHDFEYIQEVGTMNIFFKINGKFITPSLDGAILDGITRKSVITILEDNGFEVEQRPIKLSEIMEASNNGTLEEAFGTGTAVGIAMIQAIGYKNTQIHVSDESPVGQLVMDTINGLRAGKLEDKHNWMVSVSE, encoded by the coding sequence ATGATACAAACACAAAACATACACATCACAAAAGCAGCGGAATCAAATGTATCCAAGCTCGATTTTGACAACATTCCACTCGGAAGAACCTTTACCGATCACATGTTTATCTGTTCGTATGAAGATGGTGCGTGGCAAACACCAAAAATTCAACCTTTAGAAATGATTCCTACGCATCCAGCAGCGATGGCATTGCACTACGGACAAGCAATTTTTGAAGGTATGAAAGCTACAGTAAACGAAGCAGGTGAACCGCTGCTATTTCGCCCAAAAGAGAATGCCAAACGTTTAAACTTTAGTGCACGTCGTATGGGAATGCCCGAATTTCCAGAAGAATTATTTGTGGAAGGCTTAAAAAAGTTGGTCAATATGGAACGCGGTTGGATTCCGCCACAAGAAGGAAGTGCGCTCTATTTACGCCCGTTTATGTATGCCACCGAACCCTTTATCGGAATGCGCGCCGCCACGAGTTATCACTTTATCATCATTGCGTCGCCTGCGGGACCATTCTTTACAAAACGAATCAAATTATACGCAGAAACGAAATACATTCGTGCTGCCGAAGGTGGCACAGGAGAAGCAAAAGCAGCAGGAAATTACGCAGCAGCCATTCGTCCAACGGAAATTGCCAAAAGCAAAGGATTCGATCAAGTATTGTGGCTCGATGCACACGATTTCGAATACATTCAAGAAGTGGGAACGATGAATATCTTCTTTAAAATCAATGGCAAATTCATCACGCCAAGTTTAGATGGTGCTATTCTCGACGGAATCACGCGAAAAAGTGTCATCACTATTTTGGAAGACAATGGTTTTGAAGTAGAACAACGCCCCATTAAACTCTCGGAAATCATGGAAGCTTCCAACAACGGAACGCTCGAAGAAGCCTTTGGAACAGGAACTGCGGTTGGCATCGCCATGATTCAAGCTATTGGGTACAAAAACACGCAAATTCACGTATCTGACGAAAGTCCGGTTGGACAACTAGTTATGGATACCATCAACGGATTGCGCGCAGGAAAACTAGAAGACAAACACAACTGGATGGTTTCAGTTAGTGAATAG
- a CDS encoding thiamine pyrophosphate-dependent enzyme: MNKETLQKGFSLLCTAKAMATLYEDNFKQVSKYVHATSRGHEAIQCAIGMQLVPQDYAFPYYRDDAMLLSIGMRPYDLMLQLLAKKEDPFSGGRTYYSHPSLKDADKPKIPHQSSATGMQTIPATGVAMGMKYKEIQGIADQAAKDSPFDDTRDLNPITVCSLGDASVTEGEIAEAFQMAALKQLPILYLVQDNGWDISANAAETRAQNAAEYAEGFIGLDAISIDGANFIESYETLEKVIKTIREERRPMLVHAKVPLLNHHTSGVRMEWYRDDLEEARSRDPYPVIKQQLRDHGFSAEAVSKIETDAIAQVKADFEEALKAEDPTPADLFTHDFAPTPVTAEVGERSPAREEKVVMVDCALFAVEELMREHKECLLYGQDVGGRLGGVFREAATLAQKFGDDRVFNTPIQEAFIVGSTVGMSAVGLKPIVEVQFADYIWPGLNQLFTEVSRSCYLSNGKWPVSMILRVPIGAYGSGGPYHSSSVESVLTNIRGIKIAYPSNGADLKGLLKAAYHDPNPVVILEHKGLYWSKVPGTKGATSIEPAEDYMLPFGKANILQEIWKQEEKETMTVITYGMGTHWAMNASEGQREHIEIIDLRTLFPLDEETIIDSVKKTGKCLVVTEEPVNNSFARALCGMIQEKCFKYLDAPVMIIGSENMPAIPLNSTLEQTMIPSTEKVKAKIAELMQY; the protein is encoded by the coding sequence ATGAACAAAGAAACACTACAAAAAGGATTCTCATTGCTCTGCACTGCCAAAGCAATGGCAACATTATACGAAGACAATTTCAAGCAAGTTTCCAAATATGTGCATGCCACTTCACGCGGACATGAAGCCATTCAATGTGCAATTGGAATGCAATTAGTACCGCAAGATTACGCGTTTCCATACTACCGCGATGATGCGATGTTGTTATCTATCGGAATGCGTCCGTATGACTTAATGTTGCAATTACTCGCTAAAAAAGAAGATCCTTTTTCGGGTGGACGAACGTACTATTCACATCCAAGTTTAAAAGATGCCGACAAACCAAAAATTCCACATCAATCGTCTGCAACGGGAATGCAAACCATTCCTGCAACAGGTGTTGCGATGGGAATGAAATACAAAGAAATTCAAGGTATTGCAGATCAAGCAGCGAAAGACTCTCCTTTTGACGATACGCGTGATTTGAATCCAATTACGGTGTGTTCTTTAGGAGATGCATCGGTAACCGAAGGCGAAATTGCAGAAGCGTTTCAAATGGCAGCACTAAAACAATTGCCAATACTATACTTAGTACAAGACAACGGTTGGGATATTTCGGCAAATGCCGCAGAAACCAGAGCACAAAATGCTGCGGAATATGCAGAAGGTTTCATCGGATTGGATGCCATTTCCATTGACGGTGCCAACTTTATAGAAAGTTACGAAACGCTTGAAAAAGTCATTAAAACTATTCGTGAAGAACGTCGTCCAATGTTGGTTCATGCCAAAGTTCCTTTACTCAATCATCATACTTCAGGAGTGCGTATGGAATGGTATCGTGACGATTTGGAAGAAGCACGTTCGCGCGATCCGTATCCCGTAATTAAACAGCAATTACGCGACCATGGCTTTTCTGCGGAAGCGGTTTCAAAAATAGAAACAGACGCCATTGCACAAGTAAAAGCAGATTTTGAGGAAGCACTAAAAGCGGAAGATCCAACGCCAGCCGATTTATTTACACACGATTTTGCACCAACGCCTGTCACAGCGGAAGTAGGCGAGCGTAGTCCAGCACGTGAAGAAAAAGTCGTGATGGTCGATTGTGCCTTATTTGCTGTAGAAGAACTCATGCGCGAACACAAAGAATGTTTGTTATATGGACAAGATGTTGGTGGACGTTTAGGCGGCGTATTTCGTGAAGCAGCAACCTTAGCACAAAAATTTGGAGACGATCGCGTGTTCAATACGCCAATTCAAGAAGCATTTATTGTAGGTTCAACCGTAGGAATGAGCGCGGTTGGATTGAAACCTATTGTGGAAGTTCAGTTTGCCGATTATATTTGGCCAGGACTCAATCAATTGTTTACGGAAGTAAGTCGTTCGTGTTACTTATCTAACGGAAAATGGCCAGTTTCTATGATTCTACGTGTGCCCATTGGTGCATACGGAAGTGGCGGGCCGTATCATTCATCGTCGGTAGAATCTGTCCTCACAAACATTCGTGGAATTAAAATCGCCTATCCAAGTAATGGAGCCGATTTAAAAGGTTTGCTAAAAGCTGCCTATCACGATCCAAATCCTGTCGTAATTTTAGAACACAAAGGATTGTATTGGTCAAAAGTGCCAGGAACGAAAGGAGCGACTTCTATCGAACCAGCAGAAGATTATATGTTGCCTTTCGGGAAAGCAAACATATTACAAGAAATCTGGAAGCAAGAGGAAAAAGAAACCATGACCGTCATTACCTACGGAATGGGAACGCACTGGGCAATGAATGCTTCGGAAGGACAACGCGAGCACATTGAAATCATAGATTTACGAACGTTGTTTCCACTTGATGAAGAAACCATTATTGACTCTGTAAAGAAAACAGGAAAATGTTTAGTCGTGACGGAAGAACCTGTAAACAATTCGTTTGCCAGAGCGTTATGCGGAATGATTCAAGAAAAATGTTTCAAATATTTAGATGCACCTGTCATGATTATTGGTTCGGAAAACATGCCAGCCATTCCGCTCAACAGTACGTTGGAACAAACGATGATTCCATCTACAGAAAAAGTAAAAGCTAAGATTGCGGAATTGATGCAGTATTAA
- a CDS encoding toxin-antitoxin system YwqK family antitoxin, with product MIQKVVCILAVFFVFSSVSIAQDSLFIKLDRKNRVKELGTIQHGKKNGLFFKFKSNGKHKSYFYKNGKKRTLAPSEVSVETQYDPKSRGQILGECFGVRKNERRTGLWLFFDNDKQFIAASRFENDFLEGNTYYFHADGEVMRMEQYAKGKKHGISEEFHAGGALHYRIPYKNDKIADGEHVYYYPNGNKKIVNTYKNGKKFGKSTTYYESGAKEIEGEYRDKGLAEGPWKEYYENGTLKEEYYYKHGLFHGEYIIYDENGKVVEQYIYKNDKLIKTILN from the coding sequence ATGATTCAAAAAGTAGTCTGTATACTCGCTGTTTTCTTTGTTTTTTCAAGTGTTTCCATAGCACAAGACAGCCTTTTTATAAAGTTAGATCGTAAAAATCGTGTGAAAGAATTAGGAACGATTCAACATGGAAAAAAGAATGGATTGTTTTTCAAATTCAAATCCAATGGAAAGCACAAATCCTACTTTTATAAAAATGGTAAAAAACGAACCTTAGCACCATCTGAAGTTTCAGTAGAAACACAATACGATCCAAAATCAAGAGGTCAGATTTTAGGTGAGTGTTTTGGCGTTCGCAAGAATGAAAGACGCACAGGATTGTGGCTTTTTTTTGATAACGACAAACAGTTTATTGCCGCTTCTAGGTTTGAAAATGATTTTTTGGAAGGCAACACCTACTATTTCCATGCCGATGGTGAAGTCATGAGAATGGAACAGTACGCCAAAGGTAAGAAACACGGAATTTCAGAAGAGTTTCACGCTGGTGGCGCATTGCATTATCGAATTCCCTATAAAAATGATAAGATTGCAGATGGAGAACATGTGTATTACTATCCGAACGGAAACAAGAAAATTGTGAACACTTATAAAAACGGCAAAAAGTTTGGCAAAAGTACTACGTATTACGAATCTGGCGCGAAAGAAATTGAAGGAGAATATCGCGATAAAGGTTTGGCAGAAGGTCCATGGAAAGAGTATTATGAAAATGGTACACTAAAAGAAGAATACTATTACAAACACGGACTTTTTCATGGTGAATACATAATTTACGATGAAAATGGAAAGGTTGTAGAACAGTATATTTATAAGAATGACAAGCTGATTAAGACGATTTTGAATTAG